The Enterobacter huaxiensis sequence GTCAAAGACCGTGACGGTGCCCTTCTTGTTGTAGCTGTCCGCATTGGTCGGATCAAACGCCACCGTCGGGATATCGTCCGTAGAGTTCAGGTTGATCTGCTGCGTTGCGGTGGTGGTCGACTTTGCCGCCATCAGCGTATTAGGAATGGTAATAGGCTGTGGGTTTGCACCCGTCTGCACCGATGGCGGCGTGCCCGCCACCGGATAGCCCGTCAGCTGCAGACCCTGCATGTTCACCAGGTTACGGTTTTCGTCCAGCTTGAACTGGCCGTTACGGCTGTAGAACACGGAACCGTTCGCATCGACCATACGGAAGAACCCGTTCTGGCTGATTGCAACGTCCAGGCCACGACCGGTATTGGTGGTGGTGCCGTCGGTAAAGTCCTGAGTGATGCCCGCGACTTTCACGCCCAGGCCGACTTTGGAACCGGCAAACATGTCTGCAAAAGAGGCAGAACCGGATTTGAAACCATAGGTCGCGGAGTTGGCGATGTTGTTGCCAATGACGTCCAGGTTGGTGGCCGCAGCATTCAGGCCGCTGACCGCTTGAGAAAAGGCCATGACTTACTCCTGATAAGTGTAAAGGCTTAGATAATCTGCCGAACTTCGTCGAGTGTGGTGGTACCGGAGGTACCCAAATCCAGCTTGTTGCCGTCGCTGCTTTTAATCACGCCCTGCACCAGCCCGAACTGCAGTGGCTGAGCCACCAGCTGGGTTGATCCGTTGCTGGCGCTGATAGCGACTTTGTAGGAACCGTTTGGCGCCGTCGTGCCATCGGTCATGCTGCCATCCCAGGTGAAGGTATGAACGCCCGCGCTCAGCTCACCGATATCAATGGTTCGCACAACGGCACCCGTGGAGTCGGTGATCGTCGCCGTCACCTTGTCCGCCGCCTGCTGCAGCTCAACGCCAAACGGCGTCGTTGACGTGGTCGTCGAGCCGTCGGTGGTGGTGCTGCCCGCCAGGACGGTTGTCCCTGGGATCATCACGCCATGGCCAATCAGGTTTGCAGCCTGCAGGGACTGGCTGTTGTCGATCTGGCCAGAAACAGAGCCGAGGGTGGTGTTGAGTTTCTCAATGCCGCTCACGGTGCTGATCTGCGCAAGCTGCGTCGTCAGCTCGTTGTTCTGCATCGGGTTGGTGGGATCCTGGTTTTTCAGCTGAGCCACCAGCAGCGTGAGGAAGCTGCTTTGCAGGTCGTTAGCGCTGCTGCCCGTCAGGGAGCTGCTCGAACTCGTGCCGGATACGCCCGTGCTGGACGTATCATTCATATTTACGGCGATGGACATGCGTGTCTCCTTTACTGGCCGAGAGTGAGTGTTTTGAGCATCATGCTCTTCACGGTATTAAGCACTTCGACGTTTGCCTGGTAGCTCCGGGAGGCAGACATGGAGTTGACCATCTCCCCCACCACATCCACGTTAGGCATTTTCACGTAACCGCTGGCATCCGCGAGCGGGTTACCGGGTTCGTACACCAGCTTGTCCGGTGCCTGGCTCTCAACCACGTCAGAGACTTTCACGCCGCCCGTCGCCGCGCCCGGCGCAGCATCGACCTGGAAAATCACCTGTTTTGCACGATACGGCTGCCCGTCAGGCCCGGTGACGCTGTCGGCGTTAGCCAGGTTACTGGCGGCAACGTTCAGACGCTTGGACTGTGCCGTTAACGCCGAACCGGCGATATCAAAAATATTCAGCAAAGCCATGGATTAGTTGCCCCCCTGAAGGACGGTCATCATGCCTTTAATTTGTCCGCCGAGTAGGGTCAGACCCGTCTGGTACTGCAGGCTGTTATCGGCAAACTGTGTGCGTTCCCGGTCCATATCCACGGTGTTACCGTCGAGGGATGGCTGGTCGGGAATACGGTAAAGCAGGTCGGTCGTTGGCGCGGTCATCGCCTGAGCGGGAATATGGCGAGAGGATGTCAGTGCCAGTGCAACACCCGTTCCTTCGGCACGTCCACGCTCCATCACTTTTTTAAGTTCACTGGAAAAATCAATATCGCGCGCCTGATACCCGGGGGTATCCGCGTTAGCGATATTGGCGGCTAAAATTTCCTGCCGCTGGGCGCGCAAGTTGAGCGCTTCCTGCTGAAAACGTAACGCGGCGTCGAGTTTATCGAGCATGTCTCCTCCGCTGATGGCAAAATTTCAGTTCACAGCTTAAATCTCAACCCGTCTCCCTTATCGACGGAATAAGCGCAAAATGCGTCGCTATTTATTGCGTTGATGCAAAACCACTACAGGTAGAATCCTCACCATTCTGGTAACGGTGGAACTTGCGATGCGGACGATGAAACGTGGCCTGGCGGCAACCTTGTTATTCTTAAGCCCTCTGGTTCAGGCCGAAGGCTTACAGGATCGGCTCACCGCTTTTTTTGCTCAGCAGCTGGAAGGCTTTAGCGATGACGTAAAAGTCACCGTACGCACGCCGCCGAATCTGTATCCCTCATGCGAACAACCTTCCTTTACCGTGACCGGCACGACAAAGCTGTGGGGCAACGTGAACGTGCTTGCGCGCTGCGCCAGTGAAAAACGCTATTTACAGGTTGCCGTTCAGGCAACGGGCAATTATGTTGTCGCCGCGGTTCCCGTCGCCCGGGGAAGCGTGCTGCAAAGCAATAGCGTGACGTTGAAGCGCGGCCGCCTCGATCAGCTTCCGCCCCGCACCATGCTCGATATTAACCAGGCGCAGGATGCCGTGAGCCTGCGCGATCTGGCGCCGGGCCAGGCCATCCAGCTCTCGATGCTGCGCCAGGCCTGGCGGGTAAAAGCGGGCCAGCAGGTGATGGTGGTGGCGAATGGAGAGGGCTTTAGTATTAACAGTGAAGGGAA is a genomic window containing:
- the flgD gene encoding flagellar hook assembly protein FlgD, whose product is MSIAVNMNDTSSTGVSGTSSSSSLTGSSANDLQSSFLTLLVAQLKNQDPTNPMQNNELTTQLAQISTVSGIEKLNTTLGSVSGQIDNSQSLQAANLIGHGVMIPGTTVLAGSTTTDGSTTTSTTPFGVELQQAADKVTATITDSTGAVVRTIDIGELSAGVHTFTWDGSMTDGTTAPNGSYKVAISASNGSTQLVAQPLQFGLVQGVIKSSDGNKLDLGTSGTTTLDEVRQII
- the flgB gene encoding flagellar basal body rod protein FlgB; translated protein: MLDKLDAALRFQQEALNLRAQRQEILAANIANADTPGYQARDIDFSSELKKVMERGRAEGTGVALALTSSRHIPAQAMTAPTTDLLYRIPDQPSLDGNTVDMDRERTQFADNSLQYQTGLTLLGGQIKGMMTVLQGGN
- the flgA gene encoding flagellar basal body P-ring formation chaperone FlgA — protein: MRTMKRGLAATLLFLSPLVQAEGLQDRLTAFFAQQLEGFSDDVKVTVRTPPNLYPSCEQPSFTVTGTTKLWGNVNVLARCASEKRYLQVAVQATGNYVVAAVPVARGSVLQSNSVTLKRGRLDQLPPRTMLDINQAQDAVSLRDLAPGQAIQLSMLRQAWRVKAGQQVMVVANGEGFSINSEGKALNNAAVAQNARVRMSSGQVVSGTVSSDGNILINL
- the flgC gene encoding flagellar basal body rod protein FlgC, coding for MALLNIFDIAGSALTAQSKRLNVAASNLANADSVTGPDGQPYRAKQVIFQVDAAPGAATGGVKVSDVVESQAPDKLVYEPGNPLADASGYVKMPNVDVVGEMVNSMSASRSYQANVEVLNTVKSMMLKTLTLGQ